GCCATGTATCTGCCAAAAGACACTACAGACTTCAAGACTGCTACCGCCCCTAATAATGTTAAGATTCGGTACAAGAACCCTGGAATATGCGAGACTACGCCTGGTGTTAATAGCTATTCTGGCTATGTGGACCTCACACCCAACGTACGTTTACCCAGCATTCTGTCTTGCATATATGATGCTCATCTAACCTATTTCAAGATCCACGTTTTCTTTTGGTTCTTCGAATCGCGTAGCAACCCAGCTTCAGACCCCTTCACCTTGTGGTTGAATGGAGGACCTGGAGCTGACTCGCTCATTGGACTCTTTGAGGAAAACGGGCCGTGCTCCGTCGATAAGAACCTTACGGTTACATCGAACCCTAACAGCTGGAATAACGTTTCAAACATGTTGTACATCTCTCAGCCTGTTGGTGTTGGTTTCAGTTACCAGAAGGAAGGTGTTGGTAGCCTCAACGAGTACACCGGCGACTTCCTTTATAACTCCACCCGTAACCCTGCTGATGGCCGATACCCAATCTTGGATCCATTGAACGAGGGCACTATTGATACTACCGATCtcgccgctgctgccacatGGGTAAGTCTGAAGCAAGTACGATGAAGTGCGCATAGGCTGATTGTATTGGATGTAGAACGTCTTCCAGGCTCTTCTAGCCACCATTCCCAAGTTCGATGCTAAGATTGGAGCTCTCAACCATTCCAGGGAATTCAACCTCTTCACCGAGTCGTATGGAGGTCACTATGGCCCTACCTTCTACAGCTATTTCGAGAAGCAGAACGCCAAAATTCAGAACGGAAGCATCCCTGGTTTCCCCATGAACTTCAACTCGCTTGGTATAATCAACGGCATAATCGACGAGGCCGTCCAGGCTGAATCGTACCCTGAATTTGCAATGAACAATACCTACGGAATCAAGGCTTATAACGACACCGTCTACAGCTTCGCCAAATTTGCAAACAACATGTACAACGGCTGTGTCGCACAAATCGCTAATTGCCGCGCTGCTGCCGAAGGCAATGCGAGCCACTACCACACTGACGCGCGCATTACCCCAGAACAACTGACTACTGGTGTCAAGGCGATCTGCAGCGAAGCTCAAAGCATGTGCCGTGACAATGTCGAAGCGCCTTACTACTATTACAGTGGTCGTGGCACCTACGACATCCGCTTTCAGTACGACAGCGCGCAGCCCATTTCTGGCAGAATAGACTACCTCAATTTGCCATATGTCCAGGAGGCGCTCGGTGTGACGGTGAACTATACAGAGTTGAATGGCGCAATCTATTACGCTTTCCAAGGCACTGGTGATTGGATATTCCCCAACTTCAGGCTCGATCTTGAGTACCTGCTCAACAAGGGTGTACGCGTTAGCCTGGCATATGGCGACGCTGACTACATCTGTAAGTTTTTCTACGCTGATAGCTTTAGTTTTGACTCTAACACACCCATACAGGTAACTGGTTCGGTGGCGAAGCCATCAGTCTAGCACTCGAGTACAAACACAGCGCCGAGTTCCGCGCCGCCGGCTACCAAGCCATGATGGTCGATGGCACAGAATACGGCGAGGTACGCCAGTACGGCAACTTCAGCTTTGCGCGCATTTACGAGGCTGGTCATGAGATTCCTTACTACCAGCCTCTCGCTGCTCTGGCCTACTTCAACCGTACCCTCAACCACTACGACATCGCCACTGGTGAAATTACTGTCACTGCAAACCTTACCTCTAGTGGGCCCTCAAAAGCTCAGCATACGGAATCTTACAGGCCGATGCTTAGTTCGATCCCTCCGAACGTCGCGACGCCGATTTACCCAACGCCTACTCCGGCTTAGTAGGTTGTAGGCCTTGTTTGCACGGAATGATGCTATAAACATGATCAATTACACAAGCTTAATGACTATTAATAATACTCTTGTGCTATGCGCACGTAGCTATGCGTTTTGGGAGACATGTACGGAGTGATGATGATTGAACCGAACGATGACCATGTCTAGAGCAAAAGAAAAACAGCTATGCCAACAAGATTCTTACCAAGAATATCTCATTACCCAGACGTTTCGATCACACACTCCCAAAATCTACTCATTCCTAGCATCTTATCATATTTCAACAGTGTTCTGCCACATACTCACCCACACCCACAAACAATCCCTCTTCTTCCAGTCTTTATCCCCTAAGCAAACCAGCTATACTATAAATGTTCCATCCCTCCGACTGTCAGACCCTTGAGGCTAATCCCAGCATCACAATCAACTCACTACAAACCTCAACCCAACTAAACCATGTCTAAAAACTACACCATAGCGGAATCTTTCTACGCAGCCCTCGACCACATGTCCTCAGAACTCCACACCACGTTCCAACAAGCTATTGCCCGCCTACCCCCTGAAATACGAACAAATTTCTTGCTGCAGCTAGTTTACATACTAGGTGTTCCCCTTGTTACAACAGGCGTGGTATGGTATTTGATAAGGGTGTGCGCGCAGGAAATGAGGAGGGTGGATATTAGGCGCTATGCTTGGGATGCCCGTTATAACAATGGTCGTTATCGTGGTGGTCACAACAACTACCGCCGCAATTTGATTATGGATGGGCGTGGTAGGATTCACCGAGCGTTGCCTCAGCTGCCGCTACAAAGGGTAGTTGCAGACAAATACGAAGATGAAGACCAAGTTAGGGATGAAGTGGAAGAAGATTTCAAAGATGACATGGGCATCGATATAGGCGCGGATTCAGACGCTGATGTAGATTTCCCCCAGAGTGAGGATTCTGGTAGCGAGCAGGAGAATGGCAACGCTGCTCAGCACGACAACGACAGTGACGACCAAGGTCCTTGCAGTGATGATGAAGGTCTTCATGACAATGACGACAACGACGATCGCTGTTGCGCGGGTTCTCGTCCTCGTAGGCCCAAGCCGTGGGATAAGGCGGATAGAGACGCAATAAGGGCGGCTGAGGAGAGAACCTTGCTCCATATTAGAGCGCTCGTTGCAGCAAGAGACGCAGTAGGAGAAGTAGCGGAGAGGGGAAAGGAGAGGGAGAGTCACAGACGGGCTGCTGAGGACGGTAGATAGGTTGTAAGGGAGGTGCTGATCAGGACTTGTGGTGAAGGGGTTTTTGTTTCAAAGGAGGTGGGACTTGACGATCAATGTACCGTAGAGAGAGAATTCACAGAAAAGGAACTAGTCTTGCAAGGTAACACGGGTTGGAAAATCTTCTGGTGGATGTTTATTGCTACGATACACCGAGACATTGCTCACTGTAGTTCTTTGAAATCAACGCCAAACGCCATGCTAAACGATGCAACATTTTGCACAAGACTTTTTGATATATTTATTTCATTTCGTTGGGAGGACAAAGAGCTGGGGTTGCATGTTTATCTTGCATAGGCGAGCTATGCAGCCAGAGAGTTGGAGAAGGGTTTGTACGCCCTCCAAGATACGCATGTGTGTGAAACCGATTTCCTGTTTTATTGTTAGTTTCATGTATCTGCTTGCTGTCTGATATTTGCTTACCTTGATGAACTCCAACTTGGCATGCTCGCTCAGCGTGTCAATCGTCTTTGTGACTTTGAACATGGTGCTGATGATGTCGTGACATGAATAGCCTAGATCCCAGAGTTCCTTAAGCGATGCCAAGGCGTCATCTATACGCTGTTCGTGACACGCCTTGATCATGGCTTGTACTTTGATGGGATGTGGGCTGTCCACCACCTTGAACACGTTGTCCCCGTTGACAAAGCCGAAACCTGCAAATGTAGATTGTAGGTTGTTGATGGCTTGTCGCATATCACCCTCTGCAGAGAAAACCAGGGCTGCA
This sequence is a window from Pyrenophora tritici-repentis strain M4 chromosome 4, whole genome shotgun sequence. Protein-coding genes within it:
- a CDS encoding Carboxypeptidase C (cathepsin A), yielding MLTKSVATPLLALSSLVSQVSAVSKRHWTKRSDAMYLPKDTTDFKTATAPNNVKIRYKNPGICETTPGVNSYSGYVDLTPNIHVFFWFFESRSNPASDPFTLWLNGGPGADSLIGLFEENGPCSVDKNLTVTSNPNSWNNVSNMLYISQPVGVGFSYQKEGVGSLNEYTGDFLYNSTRNPADGRYPILDPLNEGTIDTTDLAAAATWNVFQALLATIPKFDAKIGALNHSREFNLFTESYGGHYGPTFYSYFEKQNAKIQNGSIPGFPMNFNSLGIINGIIDEAVQAESYPEFAMNNTYGIKAYNDTVYSFAKFANNMYNGCVAQIANCRAAAEGNASHYHTDARITPEQLTTGVKAICSEAQSMCRDNVEAPYYYYSGRGTYDIRFQYDSAQPISGRIDYLNLPYVQEALGVTVNYTELNGAIYYAFQGTGDWIFPNFRLDLEYLLNKGVRVSLAYGDADYICNWFGGEAISLALEYKHSAEFRAAGYQAMMVDGTEYGEVRQYGNFSFARIYEAGHEIPYYQPLAALAYFNRTLNHYDIATGEITVTANLTSSGPSKAQHTESYRPMLSSIPPNVATPIYPTPTPA